From Triticum urartu cultivar G1812 chromosome 2, Tu2.1, whole genome shotgun sequence, a single genomic window includes:
- the LOC125538735 gene encoding eukaryotic translation initiation factor 4B1 codes for MAKPWGGVGAWALDAEREDEEREHAAAFPAPDPPAAAGGAASFPSLKEAVVAGGGKQKKKKGTTLSLSEFTTYGAAGAPRRVAPAEPKGLTPQEMMMLPTGPRERSEDELDRSRGFRSYGGDREPRSGGFDDDRRSSRDSDLDMPSRADESDNWGKNKSFSPAPTDSGRRDRLSGSSPLGRSDDIDNWSRDKKPLPSRYPSLGTGGGFRESSGGGFRESSGGGFREPSGGGFRESSGGGFRDSPGPSDSDRWVRGAVPAPMTNNGDRPRLNLNPPKRDPSATPVPAAEVARSRPSPFGAAKPREEVLAEKGLDWRKMEGEIEKKTSRPTSSHSSRPNSAHSSRPGSPGSQVSAVGSEGAPRARPKVNPFGDAKPREVVLQEKGKDWRKIDLELEHRAVNRPESEEEKNLKEEINLLKVDLKEIEAIAGDGSEQAKEVSEKISQMEKQLDLLTVELDDKIRFGQRPSSGAGRAAAFPSASEEPHVAVAHMDRPRSRGGVETYPKPVEERWGFHGSRERGSFGGGGSSDRSSTRQGW; via the exons ATGGCCAAGCCCTGGGGCGGCGTCGGCGCCTGGGCGCTCGACGCTGAGCGCGAGGACGAGGAGCGCGAGcacgccgccgccttccccgcgcCCGACCCGCCCGCCGCCGCGGGCGGCGCCGCCAGCTTCCCCAGCCTCAAGGAGGCCGTCGTCGCCGGCGGCGgcaagcagaagaagaagaagggcaccACCCTCTCGCTCTCCGAGTTCACCACCTACGGCGCGGCCGGCGCGCCTCGCCGCGTCGCCCCCGCCGAGCCCAAGGGCCTCACCCCGCAGGAGAtgatgatgctccccaccggccCGAGGGAGCGCTCGGAGGACGAGCTGGACCGATCCCGCGGGTTCCGCTCCTATGGCGGCGACAGGGAGCCGCGCAGTGGCGGATTCGACGACGACCGCCGCTCCAGCAGGGATTCGGATCTCGATATGCCCTCGCGTGCCGACGAGTCGGACAACTGGGGTAAGAATAAGAGTTTCTCGCCGGCTCCTACCGACTCTGGCCGGCGTGATAGGCTCAGTGGCTCGTCTCCGCTCGGCCGCTCTGATGACATCGACAACTGGTCGCGCGACAAGAAGCCACTCCCGTCGCGCTACCCCAGCCTTGGAACCGGTGGCGGTTTCCGTGAATCATCTGGCGGTGGTTTCCGTGAATCATCTGGCGGTGGTTTCCGCGAACCATCTGGTGGTGGTTTCCGTGAATCATCTGGTGGCGGTTTCCGTGACTCACCGGGGCCATCTGACTCTGATCGCTGGGTCCGTGGTGCTGTCCCTGCCCCTATGACCAACAATGGTGATAGGCCGCGCCTCAACCTCAATCCACCAAAGCGTGATCCCTCAGCCACCCCTGTGCCAGCTGCTGAGGTCGCACGCAGCAGACCAAGCCCCTTCGGGGCTGCTAAGCCCCGTGAGGAGGTGCTGGCTGAGAAGGGCCTTGATTGGAGGAAGATGGAGGGGGAGATTGAGAAGAAAACCAGTCGGCCTACTAGCTCGCACTCCAGTAGGCCGAACAGCGCACATTCCTCCCGCCCTGGAAGCCCTGGATCACAGGTCTCCGCAGTTGGGAGTGAGGGAGCACCAAGAGCACGGCCAAAGGTAAATCCATTCGGTGATGCCAAGCCACGGGAAGTGGTGCTGCAGGAGAAAGGAAAAGACTGGAGGAAAATTGACCTTGAGCTGGAGCATCGGGCAGTTAATAG GCCGGAGTCAGAAGAAGAGAAGAATTTGAAAGAAGAAATCAACCTTCTCAAGGTGGACTTGAAGGAAATTGAGGCCATTGCAGGTGATGGTTCTGAGCAAGCAAAAGAAGTGTCTGAGAAGATATCTCAGATGGAAAAGCAGCTTGATCTGCTTACAGTTGAGTTGGATGACAAAATTCGATTTGGGCAAAGACCTAGTTCTGGAGCTGGAAGGGCTGCAGCATTTCCATCCGCTAGTGAGGAACCACATGTTGCAGTGGCCCACATGGACAGACCGCGTTCCCGTGGTGGTGTGGAAACATATCCGAAACCAGTTGAAGAAAGGTGGGGATTTCATGGTAGCAGGGAAAGAGGCTCTTTTGGTGGAGGCGGAAGTTCAGACAG GTCATCAACAAGGCAGGGATGGTGA